The Bacteroidota bacterium nucleotide sequence GGATTGGGAAATATATTAATTGTATTACTATTTTCCAGCATATCAATTCCTGTAGTTTTGGTATAAGTTGTTACAGTCTCTCCTGTTCCTGGAGTGTTGTGTCCACTGCCCGGGCCCATATTGCCCTGTTGTACGGTGCCATAATAAGTGGGTCCAGGTGTATAGGGATATTCGCCATTATATAGGGAATCTATCGTTACAAAGTAAGCATAAATACCATTTGGATAATCGGGCGTTACACAAAAACGACCATTGTGGTCATCTAAATCGCCGCTGCCATTTGTATATAAATAATCTTCTATATAATAACCCAACGGGTACTGTCCACCTACATTAGGTCCGGCATTTGATGCTGTGCTGCCATCAGGTAAAGTGGTGCGAGTGTTGATATTACGTTTTGCATAACTGCTACGCATACGGGTAATATTTCCCGTTCCATTTGTATTGCTAAAACCATAAGCTCCATATATAGGAAACCCGTCAAATGCATATCCTATAATAGGAGAATGCGTAGCATTGTCTTTATCATTATATAAACAACGGGGATTGAGGTGAGTATGATACTCACCATTAGGAGCAGGATGTCCCAAACAGGTATCAAAACTTATGCCTTCCACATAAATTGCATTCTGGTTCCACACTCCCGCATTATTATAACTGCGTGCGTCTTTGGCATTAAATATAGAAACTCCATTGCTCCACACTCCTGTATGACCTAATGAAGTAGCAATAGCATTCCCTGTATTTTTCTGCGGATTGCGTGTAATTTTAAAAACAAAATTCTGATTGGCTGGCGTATTTGGATTTCCTGTCCATGGGCCTATATCATAACCTGGAATACAGGTAGCACTCACATATACATTGGTGGTAGCGTATTGCACCTGTTGTACATTGCTGAGAATACTTCCATATCCTTTTTGCGAGTTAGTATTGATAACCCAAGAGGTTACTTCAGGGGTAAGTGTTTGTGCATTTAGGTTGAGTGCGAATGCTATAATAGCAAATAAAATAATTCCATTTTTCATGTTTGCGGTTCGTGTTTTTGGTTATAATTTTTATTACGGATGGTTTGTAAAAAGGGTGGGGTATGGATGTAGATTTGACAACTCTGCTTGGCACTAGCGAGGGTATAGTTGTCAAATCTAATCTGTTGCACACACGCATGTAAACATACACGCATCCACCCGTACTTTTGCAACAAAATATATAAACTCACGCAATGCCAAACAACCCATACATCATAGGAATAACAGGTGGAAGTGCATCGGGCAAAACATCTTTTTTGCTCGATCTCAAAACATCATTTAAGCCCGATGAAGTATGTATCGTTGCTCAAGATAATTATTATAAACCTTTTAATGAACAGCAGGCCGATACAAATGGATTTGTAAATTATGATTTGCCTTCTTGTATCGATATCGACAGGTTTTTGCAGGATATCGAAAAACTAAAAAATGGAGAGAGTATTACCAAAAAGGAATATGTTTTTAATAACCCTGGTAAAGTTCCCGAAACTATTGTTGTAGAGTCCGCACCTATTATTATAGTAGAAGGACTTTTTATATATTATTTTGAGCAAATTTCGCTGCAACTACAATTGAAAATATTTGTAGATGCCGATGAGCAAATAAAATGGCAACGCCGCCTGCAACGAGATACAGCCGAACGTGGTATTGAGAATCATTTGGTAAAATATCAATGGGACAATCATGTAAAGCCTGCCTACGATGAATATCTCCTTCCATACAGGAACCATAGCGATATTATCATCGCCAATAATATAAATTATGATAGAGGTTTGGTAGTTATACAGAACCATATTAGGCAAGTGTTGTTTAATAAGTAATAGCCCTT carries:
- a CDS encoding YHYH protein translates to MKNGIILFAIIAFALNLNAQTLTPEVTSWVINTNSQKGYGSILSNVQQVQYATTNVYVSATCIPGYDIGPWTGNPNTPANQNFVFKITRNPQKNTGNAIATSLGHTGVWSNGVSIFNAKDARSYNNAGVWNQNAIYVEGISFDTCLGHPAPNGEYHTHLNPRCLYNDKDNATHSPIIGYAFDGFPIYGAYGFSNTNGTGNITRMRSSYAKRNINTRTTLPDGSTASNAGPNVGGQYPLGYYIEDYLYTNGSGDLDDHNGRFCVTPDYPNGIYAYFVTIDSLYNGEYPYTPGPTYYGTVQQGNMGPGSGHNTPGTGETVTTYTKTTGIDMLENSNTINIFPNP
- a CDS encoding uridine-cytidine kinase yields the protein MPNNPYIIGITGGSASGKTSFLLDLKTSFKPDEVCIVAQDNYYKPFNEQQADTNGFVNYDLPSCIDIDRFLQDIEKLKNGESITKKEYVFNNPGKVPETIVVESAPIIIVEGLFIYYFEQISLQLQLKIFVDADEQIKWQRRLQRDTAERGIENHLVKYQWDNHVKPAYDEYLLPYRNHSDIIIANNINYDRGLVVIQNHIRQVLFNK